TTGGCCTGTTTTCCCTGATAAAACTCCTCCCAGCGGCTCTCGAAGAAGCGGCGCATGATGTGCCCAGCCTTGCCTACTTCAGAGTCATCCTCGTTGAAAGTCTGGCAGTTGTCAAATACCAGGAGGGCATCAGCCGCAAACTCCTCTGAGCTGGTGTACCTGGACAGGGCAGGGGCAAAACTGTGAGCTGGGTAGGAGTTGCAGCAGTAGCAAAGACCGGGCGGTTCACCCACATCTACTTACCCTCCCCTGAGCAGCCGCTCCCGCATGGTGGAAAAATCCATAGGATTTTTGATGATGCGCCGGTACCCACTCACCAAACGTGGGTTCACAGGCTCTAGGAAAGGCCAGGCTGCATCATGGGACTCCATCTCCATCAGGATAATCCTATCATTAGAGGGACAATGATGGCTCCATCTCAGGAAGCAAATATACTGACCCCTCCCAGCCCTTTCCTCTGGCAGAGGTAGAGCCAACTGTCCCCCCAGGATTCACTCAACTCACTCGCAAAATGTGAGATCACTGTGGTGGTTCCGCATAGAGAGTCGCCGCCGCTTGGAGGGGGAGAGCCCTTCTTCCGAGTACCGAGGCCCTGCTGCTGGGCTTTCTCGGCCCCTCAACAGTACCCGGCGTCGGCGGCCATCACCCTCTGAGAAGTTCAGCGAATAACCACTTTTCCGCTTCTGGCCACGCTTTGGGAAACCAGGCTTCTGAGTGAATTCTCCCTCCACCTGCTTAGTATAGGAAACAGGTGAGATTAGCAACAGCTGGAGATGCACTGCTTGCCCTACTACAATCTCTGCCTAAATATGATTTAAGGCTTCAAAATACTATCATGCATAAGCCGGCATTGGTTTATTCACATAACCCAATGAAGTAGGTAAAAGGGAAGGTatagttattctcattttatagagacAGCAATTAAAGCTATAGaatttaagtgacttgtccaaaaaAGGACTTAGAACCCAGGTCCCCTAATACCCAGTCTAGGACTCTTTCCAAGGAGAGGAGAGATTGAGGATAATCTCTGATTTCTGTTTGAGTGTGGGAAAGAAAGAGCAGAAGCCTTACCTGAGCCAAACAGACAGTACAGAACCAATCTCCTTCTGGGACAGCCTCCATCTTGGGACGATGGCAGTAAATGTGGCAGCCACGGtcacacccatcacaaagcagaaGAAACTCATCATTGTCACCCTTCCGGCAGACTAGACATGTCTGGACCAAGGTTGTGAGGAGGCAGAATGAGCTCTCCAGCCTCTACCTGCCAGTGACCCCACCCCGCCCCTGCTGGCTGGCCCCTCAGCCTCTCCAGGCTCTCTCAGCCTCTTACCACTTTGTTGACAGACTTCTCCCAGGCAATGGACCTCTCCAGCTGGCCCAGGCACAAGCACACCTGGGCTGCGCTCCGGCACCGCTCGAGGGTCTGGCGCCAGACACGAATGCGAGGGGTGATCTCATATGATCTGGAGGGAGAAAGTGGTGATCTTTGGAGAAGGAGCGGATCCACTAAAGAGGGAACTTATCCCTTTCTCTCCAAGACCAAGAATGGAGGGTGGGAGTCACTCACATCTCTGTAGTGGTGCCCTCAGGGGCACCATTAGGTGTGCTAAGCAGGGCCTTCTCCAGCACAACCTCATGAGTTGGCCAGAGGGGCTCCCGCAGGTACCGCCGTTCTACATTCTGTTCCAGGGCAGCCAGCCGCATCACAGCCAGGTCCAAAGGGTTGGTAGTTTTACGCTGAGGTGCCAGTCCCTCCCTGCCCCGACCTCGCCAGGTGATATCCTCCTGGGAGTCGGAGAGGTGCTCACAGTAGGCCAAGTCTTCACGGGTAGAGTCTGGGCTAGGACATGTCCAGCCCTTCAGTTAAGAGAGAGGAATAAAACTCACTGTAAAAGGAGGAAAATTtggcataggaaaaaaaaaaacaaaaacaagacccaCTTAAGGTAGGTCACCTGTGAAGTAGGGACCCAGGGTTTTTTCTAACAGGGCATAAGGGACTAATGCTTTTCCCCAACCTTCCTACACAGTGCCAATCCCAGCATACCCGAATCTGCAGATCAGACATGATAACCCGCTGCTCCAGCTCCTCTACCCATTGAAGCACTGCTAGGTCTGTCTCGTATGTCTTCTCTTTGGGGGACCAGCTCATAATCCCTTCTTGAAAGGCAGGTAGTTGCCTGGGCTCAAAGATGGGGTCTGAGAAGAGAGGTGGCAGAGGGAGAGGCCCATCAGGCTGTTGTCCCTAGCAGCAGCTCAATGCTTATCCTGGGCTCTTCAGCTCAAGCTGGGTGTAGGAATGTATTTACCAGCTGAGGGCCGCAGGCAGACTTCCTGCAAGAAGTCCCTGTGCTTGTTAAGGTGTTTGTGAAGTGCCTTCTCCCGGATACCTCGGGGGTGTAGGGCCTTGAGCATGGCATCCAACATCTCAGGATCTCGTATCCACCACCAGCCTGAGCACATCTCTGTGAGCAGATGAGATATATGTGGGGCGCCAGCTGTGAAGCACTGCCCACACCGGATGCCCTCACTCCAAGGTCACTCACCAGGTGGGACAGGCTGGGCTGTCAGCTGGGTTAGGTAACGCTGTTCCATCTGTTTGAAGAACTTACTGGGAGGTCTCCCTCTCCGTTTGGGCTGTCCCAGCCCTGTGGGACTCTGTGGCATTTCTCCAGGGTCTCCTGCTCGCCTCTTAGGGGCCAACCCAGCCAAGGGCGTGGAAGAGAACTGCACTGGAGAACAAGGGTTGGCAGCACTAGGTCTATTCATCTGTGAATAAAATGAGACATAAGGAAATGAGGATGTTTTCATGTTTATAGGTTCCCTCAACTTCAGGCAGCAGCTCCACACCCAGGCAATGGTGCCTGTGGCAAGATGAAATCAAGTGCATACTACTAATTCTGGCTACTTACTGGCTTGGAGGAGGCAAGCTGCTGAGGGGAGGGAGTGGGTTGGTCCTCAGAAACTGCAGGGGGCGGTGTGGGGGCAGCATTGCAGGGCATCTGGGCTGAGATGTTAAACCAGAGTGCTTGAGGATCAGGGCTGGATTCTGCCTCATCAGGCTCTGGCTCCTCCGGGGGTTGTGATGGAGCTGGGTCTAGTTTTCCCGGACTGCTATCAGGTGTGAGGACTGAGCTGCTCAACAGGGAGCTATGGCTCTGAGTCTGGCTCAGCCAAGACAGGAAGGCTGACTGGCTGAGGTCATGCTGGCTCTGACCCAGTGACAAAGGGGAGCCTTCTTGCTCCAGGAACCCCTTATGGGACTGAAGCTGAAGCTgaagctgaggctggggctgggcaggagCATGAAGCTGAGCCTCAGGCTGAAGCTGGGCCTGGGGCTGTTCTGAATCCTGACCCCTGACAGGGGACTTAAGATGCCTAGGTTGCATAGACCCGGGCTTAGTTTTTCGAGGTCGGCCTCGGGCCCGGGCAGGAGAACTGGCAGTGGTGTTGGAGCCAGCTAACTCCATCTTCATAGAGAAGAGGGCAGGGTTGAGTGACGCATGGGCTGCCACTTTTAAGGAGTCAGTTTCCTTCTTTATCACCTCCTCAGGAACTGTAAAGAGAAGTAAAGAGTTAAGCCATATGCTGACATACAAGGGAAAAGTAAGAGGGTATATAAACTTAGGAcctatactttctttttctcttggacTTAGTCCCCCTTTTTTGAGATTCCACTGGGAAGAGCTTATATGCCAATGAACACAGTATCTGGGGAAGAAACACTATTCTCCCAAGtaatcagcagcagcagcacaatcataagctaacatttattgcGAAACAACTACGGGTTAAGTATTATTCTAAGAGACTTAACTCATTTTAATCCTCTCAGTAGCCTTATGAAGTACATACACTATTATTATCTCAacttcacaaatgaagaaacagaatcaTACAGCTGGAAATGGCAGAGCAGGTGGGTAGGCAGCTTTACTCTAaaatctgtgctcttaaccattaCGCTATATtatcagaaaatgaaagaagccCAAGACTACTAAGGAAAAGGAATTATTTAATTCTTGTTTGATAGGACTCAGAATCCACACTCCCACAGGCACACCTACCTAAGTTCCCCTCTGTTCCTTCTACAAAGATACCAGCCAAATACGGCAATACCCAGTAGCGACGTCTGTAGCGGTCCTGACCCAGGGAGACCGCCCGAAGCATCTGGGATGAGTGAAGCAGCTTTTTGCGAAAGAAAAGCTGACGCTGGGTAGAcaatgaaaatgaagatgaatAAACACATTTCCAGAGTGACAGTGGTGAATTCATCCAGTATATCAGAGAAAGGCAATGGCTCTCAGTCCCTCTATAAAAGTGATGCCATCTGGGCCTAATTCAGAAGGTGATTAAGtttgggagcggtggctcacgcctgtaatcccagcactttgggaggccaaggcaggtggattgctagagcccaggagttcagaaccagccttggtaacatatggaaactgtctctacaaaaacacaaaaattagccaggcatggtggctcctgcctgtagtcccagctacttgggagaatcacctaagcccaggaggctgaggctgcagtgagccatgatcgtgccactgcactccagcctgggtaacagaaaccccatctcaaaagaataaaaattaaaattcagtttaaaaaagaagCTGATCAATTCTTGCCCAGCCCATATCTCCAACTCTTGGGAGGTTAGAAGCACAATACCTTGCTGAGTTTTTCTATCTGGCGCTCTAGCTCTGGGATGCTAGATGCTGTGGCATCAACCTAGGGAGAAACACATGGGCATTATGAAAAAGGAGGTTATCAGATTCAAGAAAGaggaatttattttctaactCCCACTTTCCTTGATCTTGGGCCAGTACCTCTCCATCTCTTCGACCCCTGCGGCCAGGGACAGCTGCTATagactcctcttcttcctcttcttccatgCCACTGGTCTCCTCCATGATCCGAGAACTGCGCCTCCGTCCCAGGCATTCCTCTGGCCCTTCCATCTCTACTTCAGACCGCCCAGTTCGCTTGGCCAGAACAGTTTTCAGCCTTGAAATAGATGGAGAAAGATTAAGggaaggccaagtgtggtggctcacacctgtaattccagcactttgggaggccaagacaggcggatcacctgaggtcaggagttcgagaccagcctggccaacatggtgaaaccctgtctctactaaaaatacaaaaatcagccaggtgtggtggcatgggcctgtaatcccagctacttgggaggctgaggcagaagaatcgcttgaacctgggaggcggaggtggcagtgagccaagattgcgctatcgcattccagcctaggcgacagaggaagactccatctcaaaaaaaaaaaattacgggAAACTGGTGAGGAACATGATAGTGCCACAAAAGAAATACCTTGACTCTAAACCATCCTGGGCCCTGGTAAGGTCCCAAACCCAGGGAAGGGGCTAAAGCATCACATTTCAAGCCAAAACCCTGGCTATGCTTCACCCGCCCCACTTCTCTCCTCTCTGAGGCTCTACTCTCTGTCTGGTCCCTACCTCCGGAGCCGGCCTTCAACAATCCACTTGTTTTTCCTGTAGCTGGACATACTCTCCAGAGTCTTGTCAATCTCACTGCAGGGGAATAGGGAATAGGATGAAGTGGCAgcacaaaaaaagggaaaggaggcTCAAGGGTAAAGGGGCTGCAGCTGAAAAAGGAGTTCCAGCCTAGAACCCAGATTGGGTGAATGGCAGAAGGCTTAGGCTCTCCCAGGGAGGGCACTGCAATTCAGTCCCAAGTCATTCCAGCATCTTCAGAACATGGCAGTGAACACACATTTCTGAGGACTTCTGGAAGGCTACAAGTCCTCCACCCCATTCTGATGCAAGGGATACAATGACCATCCCCACTCCCAGCCTCTCACTTGATGATGAGGGTGGAGCCATTGAGCTCATGCACAAGGAAGGCCAGGACAGCAGCCTTCTGCTGGGGTGGCTGGGCCTGAAAAGGCTGGGTGCGCAGGCGGTCACAGAGGGCTGGCTCTACTCCATATGCCATAAGGAAGCAGCGCAGGATCTCTGACACATTGTCTCTTGTCAGTGGGATCTCAGACACCTTCTCCCCCAAGATCTTTAGGGACTGTGTGGAGGACAGCATAATGGGGGTGAGTAGGGAAAGATGCACAACCAAGTTGGGTGAATGTGCAAGAGGAAAATACATCAGAAGAGAACTATGGGGGTTAAGACAGAATACGAAAGAAGaccacaaaagaaaaggaaaaaataaagaaaaataaaataaggagaggagtcaggaagaaaaagaaatggaaaaatataaggaaaagagaaacactaAGTAGTTACATCTCCTTTACTTGTCCTGGTTACTTTGGGAGGGACTTGCACTCACCTGACAGTAGGAGGGAAAGCCAGGATCATGGAGTGCAGCCTTCAGCAGCCTGACCAGCAGGTCTTGCACCTCACCCAAGCTGTCACCTTGACACAGGAGTCCCTCCTGCAGGACCCCCAGGCTAGGCACATCTTTGGCAGGATCAAAGCCCAGCACCTTGCCAAAGCTATGCAGGAACTCCACAATGGTCAAGCAGTCTGAGAAGGCTCCACTGGGCAATGTCAGACCAGGGACTCGTGAGAAGTCAGGCAGGGGCTAGAGAGAGAAAAGTGAGTAGAGAGTTCTGTTAAACATAACAGAAGATGACAATTTGCATGTCTACAAGAGgttcttcctttaatttttatgtaattttttttttttttttgagatagggtctcactctgtcacccaagctggagtgcagtggcatgatctctgcttactgcagcctcgacctcctaagcccaagcaattctcccacctcagtctctcaaatagctgggactacaggtacatgccaccacacccagctaattttcgtattttttgtagagatgaggtctcgccatgttgcccaggctggtcttgaactgctgggctcaagcgatctgcccgcctcggcctcccaaagtgctgggattacagtgtgagccatggcacccggccttCCTTTAATCTTTAATGGAAATGTCTCTCCCATTGcagaagtcctttttttttttttaaaggaaagtctTCCCAGCTGACCCAGGAACTGTTACTCTCTCCTCACTACCTGGTGGTCAGTCAGACACATATCCTCTGTCGGCTTCTTCATTTCCTCCAAGATCATCTGCTGCCTCTGCCGTTCCTCCAAGCGCCTCTGTGTGGCCAGGGTCTTATCTGCTTTACAGGCTGGCTTGGCTTTGGtcacctcctccttttccttcatttttaccttctccttcttttccctcttgactttttccttcagtttttcctgctttgtctttcctttttctttctcagcctACCCAAGGAAGAGAGGAACCAAGACTGCCATAAAGATATCAGTCACTATCCTTCCCTGGTCCCAGTCCTCCCAACCTCACAGCCCAGAAATCTCACTATAAAACAAGACTGATGTACATGTCCTGCAAAATCAGTTTAGTGGCTTCGAAATTATACTTGGCAAGTTTGTACATGCACCTACCTTGGATTTCTTCTTAGCTTCCTTCTGCTTTAAGCTCTTGGTCTCTTGTTTCCGCTTATTTCTGGCCTGTAAACCATAAGGGAAGTCATTTCTCCTCAAACTCTGAAAGCATCTCTGCTTGGGCTAGGATTCAAAAACAGACAAGGGTGCTGGGGAGGAGAGGTGAGAGATGGAATGAGGGGTTGGCAATGGATTAATTCTCTCACCCTAGAGATGCCCACGTTATTTTTGAACAAACCCAATTCTCTAAATCAAGTGCAAGAAATTTCAGGGTAATGAAGATATGCTGCTACACAGGGAGTGACGGATgtgggaaatgaaaataaaagatgaagtaAGTTGTAGGAAAAATTAACCTACTGTTTCATCTCTCTGATGTCCCTCACCTGCCCTTGGATAGTAGTCTGACACTCTCCCCGTTGAACCTTCTGCCTCATCTTCTTCTTGCTTTTAGCAATCTTTGCTTTATCCTCCTCATTCAATGTTTCTgtgagagcagaaagaaaaatgaaacaagtgAGGCAGGAAGGCAGTTCTCTAGCATCCAGGGCAACACATGCCCGTCTCAAAGctggcctcccaagcagctccCTGAAGAATCTagagtagctttttttttttttaagtatacataATAAAACATTGGGGGAAAAAATGTAGGAGAGGCACCTGCTATGGGGGTGGCACAAAGAACTCAAATGACATCTCCTGCCCAGAAGCACCAGCCCCTGGCTCCAATCAGACTGCTTTAGAAGGTGTCCTGCTGATAGAAAAGAGGCCACAATGGCAGAGTAGCCTTGGAGCCAATCTCTCTCCCAGGATACCTGACAAGAGCAGAAACCCACGGACTGATTTTAGAGCAGAAAGCAGAGAAAGGATACAGCAAGCCAAACTGCCAGGGAAAGAGGGTAGTAGTTAGAAGCACTGATTAACCAAGGGTGTGCCAGAAAAAAGGCCCACACAGTGGACACCTCAAAAGAATCACTGACATAGTTATTGATCATGCTCAGCTCCATGTCTTGCTTCACTAAAAGTTCTGAATTTCTTCCTTTCGGGAAGACTTGTGGAAGTATAATTCTGCAAACAAGAGTATTTCATAATTGATGTTTCTGACatgactatatatacatatatatattttttgacacggagtctcactctgtcgcccaggctgaagtgcaatggcacaatctcggctcactgcaatctccacctcccaggttcaagcgattctcctgcctcagccaccccagtagctgggactacaggcgcgtgccaccacgcccagttaatttttagtatttttagtacaagcggagtttcaccgttttagccatgACGGTCTTGAttgcctgacctcatgatccgctggtctcagcctctcaaagagctgggattacagccgtgagccaccgtgcctggccctgacatgacaatatttattattttgtttctggtaTAGAAACGCCACCACATGTCTACGTGACAACCCTCTAAGACAGATATTATGGGCAGATGAACTACCTAAGGCTTTGATTAAAATATGAGacttagctgggtgcagtggctcacacctgtaatcccagcactttgggaggctgaagcaggcggatcacctgaggtcaggagttcgagaccagcctgaccaacatggagaaaccccatctctactaaaaatacaaaattagctgggcgtggtggcatatgcctgtaatcccagctactctggaggctgaggcaggagaatcgcttaaacctgggaggttgcggtgagccaagatcgcgccattgcactccagcctgggcaacaagagcaaaactccatctggaaaaaaaaaaaaaaagggccaggcgtgggggctacacctgtaatcccagcactttgagaggtcgaggtgggcggatcacgaggtcaggagatcgagaccatcctggctaacatggtgaaaccccgtctctactaaaaatacaaaaaattagccaggtgtggtggcgtgcacctgtagtcccagctactcgggaggccgaggcaggagaatggggtgaatccaggaggcagagcttgtagtgagccaagatcgtgccactgcactccatcctgggtgacagagtaagactctgtctcaaaaaaaaaaaaacaaaatgagacttGTTCTAGGTCATTTGGTTGAAACATGACACGGCTAGATGTCTGAGTGAAAATCAAAAGACTAAGTTTTTTCACATTCTTCACACTACACCAGGGTAAACACACTATTTACTGAAAAATGTAGGTATTTCTCACCTGTCCATCCACTAAAACAgtgcctattattattattatattattattattattttgagatggagtttcactcttgttgcccaggctggagtgcaatggtgtgatctcagctcactgcaacctctgcctcctgggttcaagccattctcctgcctcagcctcccgagtagctgggattacaggcatgcgccaccatgcctggctaattttgtatttatagtagagacagggtttcttcatgttggtcaggctggtcttgaactcccgacctcaggtgatctgccctcctcagtctcccaaagtggtgggattacaggcgtgagccaccgtgcctggctttttttttttttttttttttttttgagacagagtctagctctatcaccaagctggagtgcagtggcgcaatctcagcttactgaaacctccacctcccaggttcaagctattctcctgcctcagcctcccaagtaggtgggactacaggcacacaccaccacgcccagctaattttttgttttgtatttttagtagagacggggttttaccatgttcgccaggatggtctcaatctcttgacctcacgatccgcccgccttggccttccgaagtgctgggattacaggtgtgagacactgtgcccggcctattattttttttagaaacagggccttgctctgttgcccaggttggaatgcaataaCACAACTGAAGTTTACTGTAGcctccaaactcctgggctcaagtgatcctctgctgcctgcctcagcctcctgggtaactgggattattaagcacacaccaccatgcctggctcccaaTTATCTTTTGAATTCAGATGTGAATTCTGAACCTCCATGATAGTAGAAATGGGTAAGGTAAAAGGGTACAACTGAACCAGTATATGATAAGGAGctaaaagatggaaagaaagggCAAGAAAGTCCTCTCCTCTGGGCTAAACACACCTGGGGGCAGCCCAAGGTTTCACTGGTAACAGCAACTCAAGAAAGACCATGGCTGGAAAAGTAGTATTCCCAAGCGCTGGGACTAGGATGCTGGATTCCAAGGAGAAGCTGATTCAGATTCATTCTTCCCAGATAATGTTAGTTACACTCCTGGGAAATCCAGGTATTAGCAATTCATCAACATTTTAGATACCTCATGGAGGGAGCAGAATCCCAAAGTAAGAAATACCACTGTACCTTGGGCCTCCAGTTTCTTTAGGGGGCGGTTGTCTGTCTTGTTCAATAGCTCAGTGATTTTGACCTTAGGTGGCCGACCTCGACCCCGTTTCACCTTGGGGACTTCCTTAGTCTTAGCCTTCTCAGTGTTTCGAGGTCGACCCCGTTTGCCAGTAATTGCCTGAATCCTCGACGGGATctcctctgctgagagctgcaccCACTGCAAGCCCTAAGGTAGCAAGGGAGACTGTTACAGTAGTAAGGAATCAGTGCAGGCCACGAGGCCCTCGGAACCATTCAATGCCCCAGAACCTTCAAACCCCACGAGAGGAAGCTGCAGCTTGTCCACCAACTCTTCCTCAGGGACAAAAGCATATTTAACCCTTGGGTCTGCACCTCTGGCGTGTCTCTTTCTTCAAAGAAATCTCCAACAGGCATACGGGGACTGAAGCTGAAGTGCTCTCGGCGGACACTGTGTACCACGTTGCGGCTCAGGTACTAAGAGGAAGAAGTAAAGTAACATTAATAAAGTTGGATCCTACCATGTCTTTGGCCAGCAAAGGCATAAGCAGAACAGGCCCAGAGCAGACAATGCCAGCCTGTTGTCACTGAGCCCAAGAACGGAGTCTTGGGCAGTGGAAAGGAGTCCACTGAGCCCAAGAAAGCAGTCCTTTAAAAAAAGCTACATTACCTTGATCACTTCTGGAAATTGCTTCATCCTCTTCCCACAGGGGCCATAATACCAGGTCTCCCCCTGCCATCGGTGGCTGCCCTTCTTGATGCGCACCTCTCTCCGCCACCTGCCAGAGAAGCACATGGGCCCTGCCGCCAGGTCACACCCCTACCCACTCCCATGCCACCTAAGCGCGAAGCCCTCTgagcagatggccctccccacATTTGTATCTCTAGAACTGCATGCAGATGCAAAAGCACCAAGAGAGATAAGCTTGGCTAGAAGGCTGACTTGAGCTCCAGCAAATACATCAAGGCCCTTAGGAGAAAAGCACTACACCAAACTGCACAAGCTCAGAGAGATCTCCATCCCTCCTTTACAAAATCAGTGAGATAAGCTGCCAGAAACCCCTCCCTGAGCCATTCAGGGCAGTTACTGGATTTCCAGTAAAGAGGATAAAGACCTAAGGGGAATAAAGACAGAAGACAAAGGGCAGGGAGgcaagcagaaaaataaatttgctgcTGATTCCATGAAAAGACTCAATATGCCAGGGTTTAGTTAGGAACTCTGTGTTCTGAGCAGAACACAAAGTTAGTCAGAGTTAGTTCTAAGACTAACTCTAATCTTTCTCTCAAAATTTTAAGCAGTACTCAGACTTGGTGACCACAAGTAGCCttgaggggcaggggtggggaagaTCCAGGAAGGCAGTTATTTCCACAAGGCCCTGGTGTCAGCTAGTTTGTTCATTTTGGTCA
This sequence is a window from Homo sapiens chromosome 12, GRCh38.p14 Primary Assembly. Protein-coding genes within it:
- the BAZ2A gene encoding bromodomain adjacent to zinc finger domain protein 2A isoform X1, with translation MIWTEGGAPELLVLFPAHSLGGSNTNLYVKWRPKDSEELGGPSLELCQPDMEMEANDHFNFTGLPPAPAASGLKPSPSSGEGLYTNGSPMNFPQQGKSLNGDVNVNGLSTVSHTTTSGILNSAPHSSSTSHLHHPSVAYDCLWNYSQYPSANPGSNLKDPPLLSQFSGGQYPLNGILGGSRQPSSPSHNTNLRAGSQEFWANGTQSPMGLNFDSQELYDSFPDQNFEVMPNGPPSFFTSPQTSPMLGSSIQTFAPSQEVGSGIHPDEAAEKEMTSVVAENGTGLVGSLELEEEQPELKMCGYNGSVPSVESLHQEVSVLVPDPTVSCLDDPSHLPDQLEDTPILSEDSLEPFNSLAPEPVSGGLYGIDDTELMGAEDKLPLEDSPVISALDCPSLNNATAFSLLADDSQTSTSIFASPTSPPVLGESVLQDNSFDLNNGSDAEQEEMETQSSDFPPSLTQPAPDQSSTIQLHPATSPAVSPTTSPAVSLVVSPAASPEISPEVCPAASTVVSPAVFSVVSPASSAVLPAVSLEVPLTASVTSPKASPVTSPAAAFPTASPANKDVSSFLETTADVEEITGEGLTASGSGDVMRRRIATPEEVRLPLQHGWRREVRIKKGSHRWQGETWYYGPCGKRMKQFPEVIKYLSRNVVHSVRREHFSFSPRMPVGDFFEERDTPEGLQWVQLSAEEIPSRIQAITGKRGRPRNTEKAKTKEVPKVKRGRGRPPKVKITELLNKTDNRPLKKLEAQETLNEEDKAKIAKSKKKMRQKVQRGECQTTIQGQARNKRKQETKSLKQKEAKKKSKAEKEKGKTKQEKLKEKVKREKKEKVKMKEKEEVTKAKPACKADKTLATQRRLEERQRQQMILEEMKKPTEDMCLTDHQPLPDFSRVPGLTLPSGAFSDCLTIVEFLHSFGKVLGFDPAKDVPSLGVLQEGLLCQGDSLGEVQDLLVRLLKAALHDPGFPSYCQSLKILGEKVSEIPLTRDNVSEILRCFLMAYGVEPALCDRLRTQPFQAQPPQQKAAVLAFLVHELNGSTLIINEIDKTLESMSSYRKNKWIVEGRLRRLKTVLAKRTGRSEVEMEGPEECLGRRRSSRIMEETSGMEEEEEEESIAAVPGRRGRRDGEVDATASSIPELERQIEKLSKRQLFFRKKLLHSSQMLRAVSLGQDRYRRRYWVLPYLAGIFVEGTEGNLVPEEVIKKETDSLKVAAHASLNPALFSMKMELAGSNTTASSPARARGRPRKTKPGSMQPRHLKSPVRGQDSEQPQAQLQPEAQLHAPAQPQPQLQLQLQSHKGFLEQEGSPLSLGQSQHDLSQSAFLSWLSQTQSHSSLLSSSVLTPDSSPGKLDPAPSQPPEEPEPDEAESSPDPQALWFNISAQMPCNAAPTPPPAVSEDQPTPSPQQLASSKPMNRPSAANPCSPVQFSSTPLAGLAPKRRAGDPGEMPQSPTGLGQPKRRGRPPSKFFKQMEQRYLTQLTAQPVPPEMCSGWWWIRDPEMLDAMLKALHPRGIREKALHKHLNKHRDFLQEVCLRPSADPIFEPRQLPAFQEGIMSWSPKEKTYETDLAVLQWVEELEQRVIMSDLQIRGWTCPSPDSTREDLAYCEHLSDSQEDITWRGRGREGLAPQRKTTNPLDLAVMRLAALEQNVERRYLREPLWPTHEVVLEKALLSTPNGAPEGTTTEISPLSPSRSYEITPRIRVWRQTLERCRSAAQVCLCLGQLERSIAWEKSVNKVTCLVCRKGDNDEFLLLCDGCDRGCHIYCHRPKMEAVPEGDWFCTVCLAQQVEGEFTQKPGFPKRGQKRKSGYSLNFSEGDGRRRRVLLRGRESPAAGPRYSEEGLSPSKRRRLSMRNHHSDLTFCEIILMEMESHDAAWPFLEPVNPRLVSGYRRIIKNPMDFSTMRERLLRGGYTSSEEFAADALLVFDNCQTFNEDDSEVGKAGHIMRRFFESRWEEFYQGKQANL